One genomic region from Haloprofundus salinisoli encodes:
- a CDS encoding DUF7503 family protein produces MSQNDSTMANYLKNNPRMIGVVFTMMLLLSQAGNAAAAAGGIVAGP; encoded by the coding sequence ATGAGCCAGAACGACTCTACGATGGCGAACTACCTCAAAAACAACCCCCGGATGATCGGCGTCGTTTTCACGATGATGCTGCTTCTCTCACAGGCAGGAAATGCGGCGGCGGCGGCTGGTGGAATTGTCGCTGGACCCTAA
- a CDS encoding carotenoid oxygenase family protein, with protein sequence MTARDHRLGLQPATTEYTEKPLRVEGEIPPWLDGTLVRNGPGSFTVGDRRVNHWFDGLAMLRRFRIDDGEVRYTNRFLRSRQFRHVSDHGSLRLREFGTDPKWSGLGHLRRCGTRAATDNASVTVVYLGGRHLAATETPRWTVYDPDTLRTRAPKAFEDSDDEVGRAGPLAHVQYDPFREETVGIATRFGLRSEYLVYRVPDGRERREVVARIPIRQPGYVHSFALTPNYVALLVSPFRTTPLSLLRDRPFVESYRWHPERGTRVFVVGRESGELAVDTRTAPCFVFHHVNAFERDGALHLDVAAFEDASVVDAFSLDAFDSPEFSPPGAELRRLQVDPETGHIVTRTLHPGHVEFPTIHYARHNTRPYRYVYGVGTAERSPNGYVDRIVKIDLDERAGRFQASRTWTEPNVYPGEPLFVPRISPEADEDSAESVAEDDGVLLSVVLDADAERSFLTILDAATMTERARAVFEEPIPFDFHGQFYRSGERPTRSMA encoded by the coding sequence ATGACCGCCCGAGACCACCGACTCGGCTTGCAACCGGCGACGACCGAGTACACCGAGAAACCGTTACGAGTCGAGGGCGAGATTCCGCCGTGGTTGGACGGGACGCTCGTCCGCAACGGTCCGGGGTCGTTCACCGTCGGCGACCGACGGGTCAACCACTGGTTCGACGGGTTAGCGATGCTTCGTCGCTTCCGAATCGACGACGGTGAGGTTCGATACACGAATCGGTTCCTGCGGAGTCGGCAGTTCCGCCACGTCAGCGACCACGGCAGTCTCCGCCTCCGCGAGTTCGGGACCGACCCAAAGTGGAGCGGACTCGGGCATCTCCGACGGTGCGGGACTCGCGCGGCGACGGACAACGCCTCCGTCACCGTCGTCTACCTCGGCGGTCGCCATCTCGCGGCGACGGAGACGCCGCGGTGGACCGTCTACGACCCCGACACACTTCGGACGCGCGCGCCGAAAGCGTTCGAAGACTCAGACGACGAGGTGGGGCGAGCGGGGCCGCTCGCGCACGTCCAGTACGACCCGTTTCGAGAGGAGACGGTGGGTATCGCGACGCGCTTCGGCCTGCGGAGCGAGTATCTCGTCTACCGCGTTCCCGACGGCCGCGAACGGCGCGAGGTGGTCGCACGGATTCCGATTCGCCAACCCGGATACGTCCACAGTTTCGCCCTGACGCCGAACTACGTCGCGTTGCTCGTCTCGCCGTTTCGGACCACGCCGCTCTCGTTGCTTCGGGATCGTCCGTTCGTCGAGAGCTACCGCTGGCACCCCGAGCGCGGAACGCGCGTCTTCGTCGTCGGCAGAGAGAGCGGCGAACTCGCCGTCGACACGCGAACCGCACCGTGTTTCGTCTTCCACCACGTCAACGCTTTCGAGCGAGACGGCGCACTCCACCTTGACGTCGCGGCGTTCGAAGACGCCAGCGTCGTCGACGCGTTCTCTCTCGATGCGTTCGATTCACCCGAGTTCTCGCCACCGGGCGCGGAACTCCGACGCTTGCAGGTCGACCCCGAGACGGGCCACATCGTCACGCGGACGCTGCATCCCGGCCACGTGGAGTTTCCGACGATTCACTACGCGCGGCACAACACCCGACCGTATCGCTACGTCTACGGCGTCGGCACGGCCGAGCGCTCGCCGAACGGCTACGTCGACCGGATCGTGAAAATCGACCTCGACGAGCGAGCCGGCCGATTTCAGGCGTCGAGAACGTGGACCGAACCGAACGTCTATCCGGGTGAGCCGCTGTTCGTACCCCGAATCTCGCCGGAGGCGGACGAAGACAGCGCAGAGAGCGTCGCGGAGGACGACGGCGTTCTCCTCTCGGTCGTTCTCGACGCCGACGCCGAGCGGTCGTTTCTCACGATACTCGACGCGGCCACGATGACCGAACGCGCTCGGGCGGTGTTCGAGGAACCGATTCCCTTCGACTTCCACGGCCAGTTCTACCGGAGCGGCGAGCGTCCGACGCGCTCGATGGCGTAA
- a CDS encoding M28 family peptidase: MTRLPDDVVGDAQTSTFGWETLQSLVDVGNRMAGQEGEKAGAVVVADAFETAGLRDVKLDEFEIPGWWRGSSALELRGPNPRRHESQHDVLALPGSPSGTVSGRVVDVGDGSYEEFDAVGDDLEGAVALVSSATPENADRWLHRMEKYVNAADHGAVGFLFRNHIEGSLPPTGEVGYHNRPGPIPAVGVSKEVGERLARYADEEEEFVVELDVDCRNEPTTSRNVEGVLGPADADKEVLVTAHVDAHDIADGANDNGAGSALVAELGRLLANVESDLDSRVRFVTFGSEEIGLWGAYHWAESHDLDSVKCVLNIDGPANSRNVRVGTNGFDEMGEAFEAVGEELDVPIQSGDTISPHGDQWVFIQEGVPAVMASSTSEQSGRGWGHTHADTLDKLDPRDLRDVATIFASTAYHLASDDVETPHKTRDEIRDSIDEGYVTELKMGGRWPYDDDARSGANES, translated from the coding sequence ATGACACGACTTCCCGACGACGTCGTCGGCGACGCACAGACCAGCACCTTCGGATGGGAGACGCTCCAGTCGCTCGTCGACGTCGGCAACCGAATGGCCGGGCAGGAGGGTGAGAAGGCGGGCGCGGTGGTCGTCGCCGACGCGTTCGAGACGGCGGGACTCCGCGACGTGAAGCTAGACGAGTTCGAGATTCCGGGGTGGTGGCGCGGCAGTTCCGCGCTCGAACTCCGCGGGCCGAACCCGCGCCGTCACGAGAGCCAACACGACGTGCTCGCGCTGCCGGGGTCGCCGTCGGGAACGGTTTCGGGGCGGGTCGTCGACGTCGGCGACGGCTCTTACGAGGAGTTCGACGCGGTCGGTGACGACCTGGAGGGCGCGGTCGCATTGGTCTCCAGCGCGACCCCCGAAAACGCCGACCGATGGCTCCATCGCATGGAGAAGTACGTCAACGCCGCCGACCACGGCGCGGTCGGCTTCCTCTTCCGCAACCACATCGAAGGGTCGCTGCCGCCGACCGGTGAGGTCGGCTACCACAACCGACCCGGGCCGATTCCCGCCGTCGGCGTCTCCAAGGAGGTCGGCGAGCGACTCGCGCGCTACGCCGACGAAGAGGAGGAGTTCGTCGTCGAACTCGACGTCGACTGCCGGAACGAACCCACGACGTCGAGAAACGTCGAAGGCGTCCTCGGTCCCGCCGACGCCGACAAAGAGGTGCTCGTGACCGCGCACGTCGACGCCCACGACATCGCCGACGGCGCGAACGACAACGGCGCGGGGTCGGCGCTCGTCGCCGAACTCGGGCGGTTGCTCGCCAACGTCGAGTCCGACCTCGATTCCCGAGTGCGCTTTGTCACCTTCGGCTCCGAGGAGATCGGCCTCTGGGGCGCGTACCACTGGGCGGAGAGCCACGACCTCGATTCGGTCAAGTGCGTCCTCAACATCGACGGACCGGCGAACTCCCGGAACGTCCGCGTCGGCACCAACGGCTTCGACGAGATGGGCGAGGCGTTCGAGGCCGTCGGTGAGGAGCTCGATGTCCCCATCCAGTCGGGCGACACCATCTCGCCGCACGGCGACCAGTGGGTGTTCATCCAGGAGGGCGTCCCCGCGGTGATGGCTTCCTCAACCTCCGAGCAGAGCGGTCGCGGCTGGGGTCACACCCACGCGGACACGCTGGACAAACTCGACCCGCGCGACCTGCGCGACGTGGCGACGATTTTCGCCAGCACCGCGTACCATCTCGCGAGCGACGACGTGGAGACGCCGCACAAGACGCGCGACGAGATTCGTGACAGCATCGACGAGGGCTACGTCACCGAACTGAAGATGGGCGGGCGCTGGCCGTACGACGACGACGCTCGAAGCGGGGCGAACGAGAGCTGA
- a CDS encoding peptidase, protein MTLLLTGYEPFGDDDENPTQTLAEDLDGASVAGHDVVGRVLPVEYAAAADEMATLVADYDPDVIVSTGLAAGRSAVSVERIGINTNDCGGVADNADAEPRNERIDADGADAYFSTLPVVSVVESLLNAGIPARVSNTAGTHLCNNILYNARALVEREGLETPMGFVHMPLTPKMAAKKTGEGEATAGGVVKASLPLELQKRAVELTFQTTLDG, encoded by the coding sequence ATGACGCTGCTGCTCACGGGGTACGAACCGTTCGGCGACGACGACGAGAACCCGACGCAGACGCTCGCCGAAGACCTCGACGGTGCATCCGTCGCCGGTCACGACGTCGTCGGCCGCGTGCTGCCGGTCGAGTACGCCGCCGCCGCCGACGAGATGGCGACGCTCGTCGCCGACTACGACCCCGACGTAATCGTCTCGACCGGACTCGCGGCCGGTCGCTCCGCCGTCTCGGTCGAACGCATCGGCATCAACACGAACGACTGCGGGGGCGTCGCCGACAACGCGGATGCAGAGCCTCGAAACGAACGTATCGACGCCGACGGCGCGGACGCGTACTTCTCGACGCTTCCCGTGGTGTCGGTGGTCGAGTCGCTCTTGAACGCCGGTATTCCTGCGCGTGTCTCGAACACAGCGGGGACGCACCTCTGCAACAACATTCTGTACAACGCCCGTGCGCTCGTAGAGCGCGAGGGGCTGGAAACGCCGATGGGGTTCGTCCACATGCCGTTGACGCCGAAGATGGCAGCCAAAAAAACGGGCGAGGGCGAAGCCACCGCGGGCGGCGTGGTGAAGGCGAGCCTTCCGCTCGAACTGCAGAAACGAGCCGTCGAACTGACGTTCCAGACGACACTCGACGGCTGA
- a CDS encoding response regulator, protein MGNAPSEAVLLLVEDNRGDIRLLEEAFSDGNVANTLHTVTDGQAALDFIYQRGEYEDAPRPDIVLLDLHLPKVDGEDVLHEIKHHPELSQTPVIVLSGVDEDLIKSRDLDHDADEDGVLEKPVDLGEFVKVIGSFEQFRLGVMRME, encoded by the coding sequence ATGGGGAATGCACCATCAGAGGCAGTACTACTGCTAGTAGAGGACAACCGCGGTGATATTCGTCTCTTAGAAGAAGCCTTCTCGGATGGCAACGTCGCAAACACACTCCACACCGTCACTGATGGTCAAGCGGCACTCGACTTCATCTACCAACGCGGAGAGTATGAGGACGCTCCCCGACCGGATATTGTGCTACTGGACCTGCACCTGCCGAAAGTGGACGGCGAGGACGTTCTCCACGAGATCAAACACCACCCCGAACTGAGTCAGACCCCAGTAATTGTACTGTCCGGAGTCGATGAAGACCTGATCAAATCCCGTGACCTCGATCATGATGCGGACGAAGACGGAGTCCTCGAAAAGCCGGTTGACCTCGGTGAGTTCGTTAAGGTAATCGGGTCGTTTGAGCAGTTTCGCTTAGGCGTTATGCGAATGGAGTAA
- a CDS encoding TrkH family potassium uptake protein has product MARTSSVYVDYRVSVALVGTVLKYIGITPLFPLVLALFYGEDPIPFIATSVLMVGGGSLLERVRNDGELRNREAFLLVSLVWLVVPLVGMAPYLVAGTGTIANPVNALFESMSGFTTTGATVLGEISVERHGYAILMWRQLTQWLGGMGILVLMVAILPELSVGGAQVMNQEAPGISLKKLTPRIQQTARGLWGIYAGFTVLAVVVYYGLHLGGLAPNMNLYNAVAHALTTLPTGGFSPEARSMEAFTPAVQWAVMPFMVVAGTNFALFWYVFQGKPRRLTSNTEFRAYLLAILGFGTVISAVLFLGVGLAEPPVNLDIDPGNLENSLRQGLFQVIAIVTTTGYASMDFNTWDASAQTILLFAYFLGGSAGSAAGSIKIVRWVLVKKAVLRILFTSVHPEAVKPLQLDQEVVEEETVRDVFVFIMLFLTLFALSTVLLYLDSLRTSGVSLSGLEAMSVAIATLGNIGPGFGVVGPMNSFLPFSDAAKLYMVFLMWIGRLEVLSVLVILTPTFWRQ; this is encoded by the coding sequence ATGGCCCGCACATCGAGCGTCTATGTCGATTATAGGGTAAGCGTGGCCCTCGTCGGGACCGTTCTCAAATACATCGGCATAACGCCGCTGTTCCCGCTTGTTCTGGCGCTCTTTTACGGTGAAGATCCGATTCCGTTCATCGCCACTAGTGTGCTCATGGTTGGCGGTGGGTCCCTCTTGGAGCGAGTCCGCAACGACGGCGAGTTGAGAAACCGGGAGGCGTTCCTCTTAGTGAGTCTTGTGTGGCTGGTCGTCCCCTTGGTGGGGATGGCTCCGTACCTCGTCGCCGGAACGGGGACCATTGCGAACCCCGTCAACGCCCTGTTCGAGAGCATGAGTGGATTCACGACGACGGGTGCTACTGTTCTCGGGGAGATTTCGGTTGAGCGCCATGGGTACGCGATTCTGATGTGGCGCCAGCTCACCCAGTGGCTCGGTGGTATGGGGATTCTCGTGTTGATGGTCGCCATCCTGCCGGAGCTATCGGTTGGGGGTGCTCAGGTCATGAATCAGGAAGCGCCGGGAATCTCGCTAAAGAAGCTGACGCCGCGCATCCAGCAGACCGCGCGCGGGCTGTGGGGCATCTACGCCGGATTCACCGTCCTCGCGGTTGTCGTCTATTACGGGTTGCATCTGGGTGGTTTGGCACCGAACATGAACCTCTACAATGCGGTTGCGCACGCACTCACGACGCTGCCTACCGGTGGATTCTCTCCGGAGGCACGGAGCATGGAGGCGTTCACGCCTGCCGTCCAGTGGGCAGTGATGCCGTTCATGGTCGTCGCGGGGACGAACTTCGCTCTGTTCTGGTACGTCTTTCAAGGAAAGCCTCGCCGGTTAACCAGCAACACAGAGTTCCGTGCGTACCTACTTGCCATCCTCGGCTTCGGGACCGTTATCTCGGCAGTGCTCTTTCTCGGCGTTGGACTCGCCGAACCGCCGGTGAACCTTGACATCGATCCCGGAAACCTCGAAAATTCGCTCCGGCAGGGACTGTTTCAGGTGATTGCCATCGTGACGACGACTGGGTACGCGAGTATGGATTTCAACACCTGGGATGCCTCTGCACAGACGATACTGTTGTTTGCGTATTTCCTCGGTGGATCTGCGGGATCGGCAGCCGGTTCGATCAAGATCGTTCGGTGGGTTCTCGTCAAAAAAGCCGTCCTCCGGATACTGTTCACGTCTGTCCATCCCGAGGCCGTTAAACCACTACAACTCGACCAGGAAGTCGTCGAGGAGGAGACAGTCCGAGACGTATTCGTGTTCATAATGCTCTTTTTGACGTTATTTGCCCTCTCGACGGTGCTTCTGTATCTCGACAGCTTACGCACATCTGGCGTGTCGTTATCTGGGCTCGAGGCGATGAGCGTCGCCATTGCCACGCTGGGGAACATCGGCCCGGGCTTCGGCGTCGTTGGCCCAATGAACAGCTTCCTGCCGTTCTCGGATGCCGCAAAACTCTACATGGTCTTTCTGATGTGGATCGGTCGCTTGGAAGTACTCTCGGTACTGGTTATCCTCACACCGACGTTTTGGCGGCAGTGA
- a CDS encoding PAS domain S-box protein, whose amino-acid sequence MTDEAGDGPSSSQTGLKESADASQRPDGDRDLQFRALVDAVEEYAIFRLDPDGYVASWNSGAAHIKGYAEEEIVGKHFSNFYTEGDRAAGVPEKNLTAAAQRGSVEDEGWRVRKDGSQFWANVTITTIRDDDGDLRGFAKVTRDMTDRKRAREEHQLHLSVSQAVAEATSLEAGIQTALEEVCERTDWVVGQAWMLTDDGIAERLPVSYAEDPKYVPFEESSRDFTFESGEGIPGQVIESGEPVWFPDVTDISETSYPRKDLAAQFGLQAGMGVPVMAEGEVAVVLEFYMAEERGLDDHLVELVGSIGADLEGLVAREQIKGELDRERQLLAEMMEAAPVGISVHAADGRVERMNEQAMALRHLGPDAAKLDADDRVFFDEEGTRIPAEACPFALVRESGRPVYDWTAQIELPDGKYKWLSIDAAPIESDEGTLDRVVIVEDDITELREQYRAVTGSINDVIVTVDEDSIINSVNPAVSDIFGYDRTELIGESLTELMPEAYHEQHYAGMSRYLETGERTLDWDYVELPGMHANGTEIPLAISFSEITYRGDRYFTGVIRDISARKEAERRLEARARQQEAIAEFGQFALEVDDLDELMHEAARRVADVLDNVYCKVLDLDPDERELLLRQGVGWQEGIVGHATVAADDNSQAGYTLLSDEPVIVEDLDIETRFSGPELLTSHDVTSGISTIIGSVDEPWGILGTHDTRQREFTEEDVNFVQSVANILADAIERHRYQADLERLIDDLEESNERLEQFAYAASHDLQEPLRMVSSYLQLIDRRYRDELDEDAEEFIGFAIDGAERMRAMINSLLEYSRVETRGDPFKPVELDPVLDDVIEDHQMKIEESDAEITTDPLPRVKGDASQLRQVFQNLLDNAIEYSGDEPPRVHITAERDGDMHVISVRDEGIGIDSDAINRIFNVFQRLHTRDEHPGTGIGLALCERIVERHGGEIWVDSEPDVGSTFSFTLPVASSSVPSPTHE is encoded by the coding sequence ATGACAGATGAGGCTGGAGATGGCCCGTCCTCTTCACAGACGGGGTTAAAGGAATCAGCCGATGCCAGCCAACGCCCGGATGGCGATCGTGACCTCCAGTTCCGCGCCCTCGTCGACGCCGTCGAAGAGTATGCGATTTTCCGCCTCGATCCCGACGGCTACGTCGCGAGCTGGAACTCCGGCGCCGCGCATATCAAAGGGTATGCTGAGGAGGAGATCGTCGGCAAGCATTTCTCGAACTTCTATACCGAGGGAGACCGCGCTGCCGGAGTCCCCGAGAAGAACCTGACCGCTGCGGCGCAGCGGGGATCCGTCGAGGACGAAGGCTGGCGTGTGCGGAAGGACGGGTCGCAGTTCTGGGCGAACGTGACGATTACGACCATCCGAGACGACGACGGTGATCTCAGAGGATTCGCGAAGGTCACGCGCGACATGACCGATCGGAAGCGAGCTCGCGAGGAACATCAGCTCCACCTGTCGGTGAGTCAGGCGGTGGCAGAAGCGACATCGCTCGAAGCTGGAATCCAGACGGCGCTCGAAGAGGTTTGCGAGCGGACCGACTGGGTCGTCGGGCAAGCGTGGATGCTGACCGACGACGGAATTGCCGAGCGATTGCCCGTGTCCTACGCCGAGGATCCGAAATACGTGCCGTTTGAGGAGTCTTCCCGCGACTTCACCTTCGAATCTGGCGAGGGAATTCCCGGACAGGTCATCGAATCGGGCGAGCCTGTCTGGTTCCCCGACGTCACCGACATCTCCGAAACCTCCTATCCACGCAAAGATCTCGCGGCGCAGTTCGGTCTTCAAGCGGGGATGGGCGTCCCCGTAATGGCGGAGGGGGAGGTAGCGGTAGTGCTGGAGTTCTACATGGCGGAAGAGCGCGGCTTAGACGACCACCTCGTCGAGCTAGTCGGCTCGATCGGAGCCGACCTCGAGGGTCTGGTGGCTCGAGAGCAGATCAAAGGCGAACTCGACCGCGAACGGCAACTGCTCGCGGAGATGATGGAAGCGGCCCCCGTCGGGATTTCGGTCCACGCCGCCGATGGCCGGGTCGAGCGGATGAACGAGCAGGCGATGGCCCTTCGCCACCTTGGTCCGGATGCTGCGAAACTCGATGCCGATGACCGCGTATTTTTCGACGAGGAGGGCACTCGGATTCCCGCCGAAGCATGTCCGTTCGCGCTCGTCCGCGAGTCCGGTCGACCCGTCTACGACTGGACGGCGCAGATCGAACTCCCCGATGGCAAATACAAGTGGCTCTCGATCGACGCCGCCCCCATCGAGAGCGACGAGGGGACGCTCGATCGAGTCGTCATCGTCGAAGACGACATCACCGAACTGCGCGAGCAGTACCGCGCGGTTACCGGGTCGATTAACGACGTAATCGTGACGGTCGACGAAGATAGCATCATCAACTCCGTGAACCCGGCGGTCTCCGATATCTTCGGATACGACCGGACCGAACTGATCGGCGAGTCGCTGACCGAACTCATGCCCGAAGCGTACCACGAACAGCACTACGCGGGCATGTCGCGGTATCTGGAAACCGGCGAGCGGACGCTCGATTGGGATTACGTCGAGTTGCCCGGGATGCACGCAAACGGGACAGAGATTCCGCTGGCGATCTCGTTCAGCGAGATCACATATCGCGGTGACCGGTATTTCACTGGCGTCATTCGTGATATCTCCGCGCGCAAGGAAGCCGAGCGGAGACTCGAAGCCCGAGCCCGCCAGCAGGAAGCCATAGCCGAGTTCGGGCAGTTCGCTCTGGAGGTCGACGACCTCGACGAGCTAATGCACGAAGCGGCACGGAGAGTTGCGGACGTTCTGGACAACGTGTACTGTAAAGTACTCGACCTTGACCCCGACGAGCGCGAGCTCCTGTTACGGCAGGGCGTCGGCTGGCAGGAGGGAATCGTCGGGCACGCCACCGTGGCCGCGGACGATAACTCCCAGGCAGGCTACACGCTGCTCTCCGACGAGCCCGTCATCGTGGAGGATCTCGACATCGAGACGCGTTTTTCCGGTCCCGAACTTCTCACCTCGCATGACGTCACAAGCGGTATCAGCACTATTATCGGGTCAGTCGACGAACCGTGGGGAATCCTCGGAACTCACGACACCCGGCAGCGGGAGTTCACCGAGGAGGACGTTAACTTCGTCCAGAGCGTCGCAAATATCCTCGCGGACGCGATCGAGCGCCATCGGTACCAGGCGGATCTCGAGCGGCTGATCGACGACTTAGAGGAGTCGAACGAGCGGTTAGAGCAGTTCGCCTACGCGGCCTCCCACGACCTCCAGGAACCACTGCGGATGGTTTCGAGCTACCTCCAGCTTATCGATCGGCGGTACAGGGACGAGCTTGATGAAGACGCCGAGGAGTTCATCGGCTTCGCCATCGACGGCGCCGAGCGCATGCGGGCGATGATCAACAGTTTACTCGAGTACTCTCGGGTGGAGACGCGAGGAGACCCGTTTAAGCCGGTTGAGTTAGATCCCGTCCTCGACGACGTAATCGAGGACCACCAAATGAAGATTGAGGAGAGCGACGCGGAGATCACCACAGATCCACTCCCCCGGGTTAAGGGCGACGCCAGCCAGCTCCGCCAAGTGTTCCAGAATCTCCTCGATAACGCCATCGAATACTCGGGCGACGAGCCGCCGCGCGTACATATCACCGCCGAGCGTGACGGCGACATGCACGTAATCTCGGTCCGCGACGAGGGGATCGGCATTGATTCGGATGCCATCAATCGCATCTTTAACGTGTTTCAGCGTCTCCACACCCGCGACGAGCACCCGGGAACCGGCATCGGGCTCGCCCTCTGTGAGCGGATAGTCGAGCGGCATGGTGGCGAGATTTGGGTCGACTCAGAGCCGGACGTGGGATCGACATTCTCGTTCACGCTTCCGGTTGCGAGCTCATCGGTGCCGTCACCTACCCACGAGTAA